From the Vicinamibacterales bacterium genome, the window TTGGAGCCGTCGACCATGACCTCGTGCGACGTCTCGACGGTGGTCAGGATACCCTCCTCGCAACGCGGGCAGATCTCGGCGCGCGAGGAAGAGTTCGTCCCGGCTGAGGTGGTGGAGGGAAACTCGCTCACAGTCGCCTCGCTAGCTGCCGCCCCGCTCCTGGGCCTCGAGAACCTCCTGGTGGGCGCGGTCTCGGGCGTGGAGGCGCTCGGCGAGCATGATGGCGATGTTGTGGATGAGCCTGTAGGGCGCCGTCAGCTTCGCATCGAGCATCTCGTTGAATCGGTCACGGTCGATTTCGATCAATTTGCACGCGGTCGTGGCGACGACCGTCATCGAGCGCGGGACGTGCAGCAGAAACGCCATTTCGCCCAGAACCGACCCCTTGCCGATCCGCACGTTCCACGCACTCCCGCGAGTGATGGTGTGACGCCGGGCCTCCACGACACCATCGAGGATGAGATAGAAATTCTCCCCGACCTGCCCCTGGCGAAGAATGGTCTCCTCCGCGTCGAACTCCACGGTCCTCGCGGCTTTCAGCAGGATGAACACTTCCGCCGGCGTCATGCCGCGGAGGATTTCGAACGACTTGACCTCGTCCCGCTCCGACTCGTTGACTTCTCGGGGCACGAGCCACTGCAGGTAGCCGGTGCGCTCGTACTTGCGGATCCGCTCCGGCAGCACCTCGTTCCAGTAGTGGCTGAACGTGAAGCCGTCGTAGTTCTTCTTGAGCGTCGTGCCGGGATCGATGAGCACGAACCGGACAGGATCGTGGAATCGCCCCCCTTCGCTCAGGACGTAGATGTTGTTCGGGCTGATCGACACCTGGCAGTCGGGACGCTTGCGGAAGAGATCCAGCAGGCGGTTCAGGAACTTCTCGAGATCGGCGAGGATCAGCTCCTGCGCTCGCGCCGTGAGCTGGGAGAACCGGAGATAGATACTGGTGATCGACTCGCCCTCGATGAGGTCCTTGACGCAAAAGCGCCCGAGCGGATCCATGGAGTGGATTCGCGGGACGACGACCCCCTCGGCCAGGAAGAACGCGGTGGTCATCGATTCCTCGAGCAGCCGCTCCCTGCAGATGGCTTGCGGCTTCGCGACCTTGAGGCAGAGACGTCCGTGACCCGGAGGGATGGCGAGTGAGTGCGACTCCAGCCTGTAGACCATCCCGCGGTCCCCTTCGCCGAGCGGAGGAAGCGGCAGGGTGAAGCGGGCCGGCCCGTAGGTCACCTCGACAAGCGGAGCGTGCTCGGACGTCGCCCGTTCGACAGCCTGGAAGAAGTCGATCGCCGCCTCCTCCAGCTCGGGGGCGTCCAGGTTCCGGGAACTCGGAGACTCAGGTTTCATCAGCAACCTCGAAGGTCCGCACCCGTCAGGCCCTCTCGCGCCGGAGCACACCTGGACGCGTCGGCGGGACCGGAACTCGCGCAGATCCGACGCCGTCCGCGTCGAGGGTGCGAATGTGGGTGATGTCCGCGCGTCGAACGCGGTGCCATGGTAGCCGGTCGAGTACAGCAACGCAAGTCGTCTGGCGGGCCGCCTTGCTCAACCGGTGGCCGCGTGCTACCGTGCTCGGTGCGAACGCCCATGACGAACGGCCCGACCAGTCCTCGCTTTCACCTCGACGTGGTTCGCGCCGGTCGGATCCTCGGGTCGTCCGCGGACCGGTTGATCGCGATCGGCCGCGACCCGCAGTGCGACATCCCGCTCTCCGATCCTCATGTGTCCCTCCGTCACGGAGAGATTTTCTTCACCGACAAGGGCGCGGC encodes:
- a CDS encoding cyclic nucleotide-binding domain-containing protein, encoding MKPESPSSRNLDAPELEEAAIDFFQAVERATSEHAPLVEVTYGPARFTLPLPPLGEGDRGMVYRLESHSLAIPPGHGRLCLKVAKPQAICRERLLEESMTTAFFLAEGVVVPRIHSMDPLGRFCVKDLIEGESITSIYLRFSQLTARAQELILADLEKFLNRLLDLFRKRPDCQVSISPNNIYVLSEGGRFHDPVRFVLIDPGTTLKKNYDGFTFSHYWNEVLPERIRKYERTGYLQWLVPREVNESERDEVKSFEILRGMTPAEVFILLKAARTVEFDAEETILRQGQVGENFYLILDGVVEARRHTITRGSAWNVRIGKGSVLGEMAFLLHVPRSMTVVATTACKLIEIDRDRFNEMLDAKLTAPYRLIHNIAIMLAERLHARDRAHQEVLEAQERGGS